A window of the Deltaproteobacteria bacterium genome harbors these coding sequences:
- a CDS encoding PD-(D/E)XK nuclease family protein, which yields MSHVSPTEAWQQMLLDRWRPGTLVVTSGSRLARALKHRHRLQQLAAARRGWLTVEAMSLNNWLQRSYASLWDSEVPASLLRRLQLWQEAASRQPPPEDLSLDFNLLRMLEQSYTAMVRHRLDPTKVMSSYPLPLPKWRAAVCRQFRAALQEQKLWHPAELPLRMAAAIQEGRLTLPQTVLLAGFEKPAPIEEDLFRVLSRHTRVEYFPLPRRGSPCTRAFSLPDMKAEIHYLCELLVQFSQDTRPGAVGVVVPNLEQYAGPLQKILDTILAQPATPGEATYNITLGKPLTGHPLVRAALLPLRFAMEKNHRLLIYSLLQSPYYGQWRRERHQLAVLDRQWRRQDPAAHVNALFNQALQLQPELAPLLNSEQVDLGELLASVCRSGIRSAAGWQGFLEQVWRRLQFPVMAEEADHVAFNLLQQALHSVSVELADLSLDAATFQGWLHQALCQETVQVEASEHAGIQIMGLIEARGLSFQRLFLVGMTHTALPQPVRSFPLLEPGERQHIRGATVESQYDFAWAALEQLLSSAGEVYLSSPEQVGHETVLPTPLWRQAWEPVVDNLWQQPSAVWAAAPWVRSMWRGLQRYPAEQFGEENLPLPVSFPEQLSVSALDTACRCPFLFLVQHLLDLEPLTIPQFGIRAEERGQRLHAALACITRQLRPQLPEKGLSWQDMLPFIEECLEQAVADLTASPYWRVERQRWLSSSQGLIPAWLEQEAERMEQGWRWLAEEISFTGLRLKGWPCTFAGRIDRLDRHSTDGLFCWDYKTGSSPTAAEVFDHARAPQLPAYLRALQQECLQPANERLPAAQPMQAGYIRLKSEKEIKLDNLQKKSGDWQTFLDIWEDRLAELAQELQKGNFSTAEAVGSWQRSQQRWCQNCFARTICQRSRRG from the coding sequence GTGAGTCATGTGTCGCCAACAGAGGCATGGCAGCAGATGCTGCTGGATAGGTGGCGGCCCGGAACCCTTGTAGTCACCTCCGGCAGCCGCCTGGCCCGGGCGCTTAAACACCGCCACCGTCTGCAGCAGCTTGCCGCTGCAAGACGCGGCTGGCTCACAGTCGAGGCCATGAGTTTGAACAACTGGCTGCAGCGCAGCTATGCCTCCCTCTGGGACAGTGAAGTGCCAGCCTCTTTGTTGCGGCGGCTGCAACTCTGGCAGGAGGCAGCTAGCCGGCAGCCGCCACCCGAGGATCTGTCTCTGGACTTCAATCTCCTGCGCATGCTGGAGCAAAGCTACACCGCCATGGTGCGCCACCGCCTGGATCCCACCAAGGTGATGAGCAGTTATCCTCTGCCTTTGCCCAAGTGGCGAGCCGCAGTGTGCCGGCAATTCAGGGCCGCCCTCCAAGAGCAGAAGCTGTGGCATCCCGCGGAGCTGCCGCTGAGAATGGCAGCGGCCATTCAGGAGGGGCGGCTGACCCTTCCCCAGACGGTCTTGTTGGCCGGCTTCGAAAAGCCGGCCCCCATCGAGGAGGATCTCTTCCGGGTTCTGTCCAGGCACACCAGGGTGGAATACTTTCCACTGCCACGACGAGGTTCCCCCTGCACTCGCGCCTTTTCTCTACCCGATATGAAAGCGGAAATTCATTATCTTTGTGAGCTTCTTGTCCAATTTTCCCAGGATACGAGGCCCGGTGCGGTGGGTGTGGTGGTGCCCAATTTGGAGCAGTATGCCGGGCCCTTACAGAAGATCCTGGACACTATCCTGGCGCAGCCAGCCACCCCTGGGGAGGCAACCTACAATATCACCCTGGGGAAGCCTCTCACTGGCCACCCTTTGGTCAGGGCAGCCCTTCTGCCCCTGCGTTTTGCCATGGAAAAGAACCATCGGCTCTTGATCTACTCTCTGCTGCAGTCTCCTTACTACGGCCAATGGCGAAGAGAGCGTCATCAGCTGGCGGTGCTGGACCGGCAATGGCGACGGCAGGATCCTGCAGCTCATGTAAATGCTCTCTTCAATCAGGCTCTACAGCTGCAGCCTGAACTCGCGCCCTTGCTCAATTCAGAGCAGGTCGATCTTGGCGAGTTGCTGGCCTCTGTCTGCCGGTCTGGAATTCGTTCTGCTGCTGGCTGGCAAGGATTCCTCGAGCAGGTCTGGCGGCGGCTGCAGTTTCCCGTTATGGCTGAAGAGGCGGACCATGTCGCCTTCAATCTCTTGCAGCAAGCTTTACATTCAGTGTCGGTTGAGCTGGCTGACCTCTCTCTTGACGCTGCCACCTTTCAGGGATGGCTGCATCAGGCGCTCTGCCAGGAGACTGTGCAGGTCGAAGCCAGTGAACATGCGGGTATTCAGATAATGGGCCTTATCGAAGCTCGCGGGCTTTCTTTTCAGCGGCTTTTCCTGGTGGGCATGACTCACACAGCGCTTCCCCAGCCGGTGCGCTCTTTTCCCCTGCTTGAACCTGGCGAACGGCAGCACATTCGGGGTGCCACCGTGGAAAGCCAATACGACTTTGCCTGGGCAGCCCTGGAGCAGCTGCTGTCTTCTGCTGGCGAAGTTTACCTGAGCAGTCCGGAGCAGGTGGGCCACGAGACAGTGCTGCCTACGCCGCTGTGGCGCCAGGCCTGGGAGCCTGTGGTCGACAACCTCTGGCAGCAGCCGAGTGCCGTCTGGGCAGCGGCACCCTGGGTGCGCTCCATGTGGCGCGGCCTGCAGCGATATCCAGCCGAGCAGTTCGGTGAAGAGAACCTGCCATTGCCTGTTTCCTTTCCGGAACAGCTGTCAGTGAGTGCGCTGGACACGGCCTGCCGCTGTCCATTCCTTTTTCTGGTGCAACACCTGTTGGACCTGGAACCACTGACCATCCCCCAGTTTGGCATCAGGGCTGAGGAGCGCGGCCAGCGGCTGCATGCGGCCCTGGCCTGTATTACCAGGCAGCTGCGGCCCCAGCTGCCTGAGAAGGGGCTCAGCTGGCAGGATATGCTGCCCTTCATAGAAGAGTGTCTGGAACAAGCTGTGGCTGACCTGACTGCCAGCCCTTACTGGCGGGTGGAGAGGCAGCGCTGGCTGAGCAGTTCGCAGGGGCTGATCCCTGCCTGGCTCGAGCAGGAAGCAGAAAGGATGGAGCAAGGGTGGCGCTGGCTGGCTGAAGAGATTTCCTTCACAGGTCTGAGGCTGAAAGGATGGCCGTGCACTTTTGCCGGCCGCATCGACCGGCTGGACCGGCATTCCACTGACGGGCTCTTCTGCTGGGATTACAAAACCGGCAGCAGTCCCACAGCGGCAGAAGTATTCGACCATGCCAGGGCGCCCCAGCTGCCTGCTTATCTGCGCGCCCTTCAGCAGGAATGCTTGCAGCCTGCCAATGAGCGGCTGCCAGCAGCGCAGCCCATGCAGGCGGGATATATAAGGCTCAAATCGGAAAAGGAGATAAAGCTGGACAACCTGCAGAAGAAGAGCGGCGACTGGCAGACATTCCTGGACATCTGGGAAGATCGCCTGGCAGAACTCGCCCAGGAGCTGCAGAAGGGCAATTTCTCCACAGCAGAGGCAGTGGGGAGTTGGCAACGCTCCCAGCAGCGATGGTGCCAGAACTGTTTTGCCAGAACCATCTGCCAGCGCAGCAGACGAGGATAG
- a CDS encoding tRNA pseudouridine(13) synthase TruD, translating into METTFGSIYLTADLPGTGGRLKVQPEDFVVEEVPLYQAAGEGDFVFLFVESRGMSTLDKVAVFRKHFGLQDHEVGLAGWKDKQAVSRQWISLPRKKVTAGGLSELERHGIIVLAQKYHGHKLRTGHLRGNNFKVLIRGAAPDSLPRARQVIDRLRAAGMPNFYGPQRFGAGGRNAEDGLAILVGRKRLRSARQRRLLISAATSLLFNLTLKERLQQQLFNRVLLGDIAKKHDTGGLFTVTEPEVEQPRAERLEISPTGPIWGKKMRRAQGVPGTLEEEILRRAGLQPQIFNRQPGSRRVFRIPLGEVELQQEKEGLRLSFFLPKGSYATVLLSEVMKP; encoded by the coding sequence ATGGAGACAACTTTCGGCAGCATCTATCTGACGGCTGATCTGCCTGGCACTGGCGGTCGGCTCAAAGTGCAGCCCGAAGATTTTGTGGTTGAGGAGGTCCCCCTTTACCAAGCAGCTGGTGAAGGGGACTTTGTCTTCCTGTTTGTGGAAAGCAGAGGTATGTCCACCCTGGACAAGGTGGCAGTTTTTCGCAAGCACTTTGGGCTGCAGGACCATGAGGTGGGGCTGGCTGGCTGGAAAGACAAGCAGGCAGTAAGCAGGCAGTGGATCTCACTGCCGCGGAAAAAGGTTACTGCTGGCGGCCTCAGTGAACTCGAGCGGCATGGCATAATTGTCCTGGCGCAGAAGTATCATGGACACAAGCTTCGAACGGGACACCTGCGAGGGAATAATTTCAAGGTTCTCATACGCGGCGCTGCCCCGGACTCGCTGCCACGCGCCCGACAGGTCATTGATCGCCTCCGAGCTGCAGGCATGCCCAATTTTTACGGGCCGCAGAGATTCGGTGCAGGCGGGCGCAATGCTGAGGATGGTCTGGCCATCCTGGTGGGCAGGAAGCGGCTGCGCTCCGCGCGCCAGCGCCGGCTCCTCATCAGTGCCGCCACTTCGCTGCTCTTCAACCTGACCCTGAAAGAGAGGCTGCAGCAGCAGTTGTTCAACCGCGTGCTTCTGGGTGACATCGCCAAGAAGCACGACACGGGCGGCCTCTTTACCGTCACTGAACCGGAGGTTGAACAGCCCAGAGCGGAGCGTCTGGAAATCAGCCCTACCGGCCCCATATGGGGCAAGAAAATGAGGCGTGCCCAGGGCGTCCCCGGCACCCTGGAGGAGGAGATTCTCAGGCGGGCCGGGCTGCAGCCGCAAATATTCAACAGGCAGCCCGGGAGCCGCAGGGTTTTCCGTATTCCCCTGGGAGAAGTAGAGCTGCAGCAGGAAAAAGAAGGGCTGCGGCTGTCATTTTTTCTGCCAAAGGGTTCCTATGCCACAGTGCTGCTCAGTGAGGTTATGAAGCCGTGA